A stretch of Roseovarius sp. M141 DNA encodes these proteins:
- the gltX gene encoding glutamate--tRNA ligase, which produces MSQQVVTRFAPSPTGYLHIGGARTALFNWLFARARGGKFLLRIEDTDRARSTPEATQAILDGMAWMGLDHDGEVVSQFGRAGRHAEVAQQMLKAGAAYKCFATQDEIQTFRDAAKAEGRSTIYRSPWRDAAPETHPDLPHVIRIKAPRDGATIINDAVQGDVTIRNEQLDDMVLLRSDGTPVYMLAVAVDDHDMGVTHVIRGDDHLNNAARQMMIYHAMGWPLPVYAHIPLIHGPDGKKLSKRHGALGTQEYRQMGYPAAGMRNYLARLGWSHGDDEFFTDAQAQAWFDLSGIGKAAARFDFKKLENICGQHMAAMPDAALLHELQSFLDITDQPPLTAPQSALFLDGMYCLKERARTFPELIDKAQFILASRPIEPDDKAAAQLDSVSRGMLKELTPHLQNATWNRDSLEELTTQFAEDRGTKFGKMAGPLRAALAGRSATPSVFDMMLVLGQAETLGRLTDAGQQSG; this is translated from the coding sequence ATGTCCCAACAGGTCGTGACCCGTTTCGCCCCCTCGCCCACCGGCTATCTGCATATCGGCGGGGCGCGCACGGCGCTGTTCAACTGGCTGTTCGCGCGGGCGCGCGGGGGTAAATTCCTGCTGCGGATCGAGGATACGGACCGCGCCCGTTCGACCCCCGAGGCGACCCAGGCCATTCTGGACGGCATGGCGTGGATGGGTCTGGACCACGACGGCGAGGTTGTCAGCCAGTTCGGTCGCGCCGGGCGCCATGCCGAAGTCGCACAGCAGATGTTAAAGGCGGGCGCCGCCTATAAATGTTTCGCCACGCAGGACGAGATCCAGACCTTCCGCGACGCGGCCAAGGCCGAGGGCCGCTCGACGATTTACCGCAGCCCGTGGCGCGACGCGGCACCTGAAACACATCCCGACCTGCCCCATGTCATCCGCATCAAGGCCCCGCGCGACGGCGCCACGATCATAAACGATGCCGTGCAAGGTGATGTCACCATTCGCAACGAGCAGCTGGACGACATGGTCTTGCTGCGCTCGGACGGTACGCCGGTCTACATGCTGGCGGTTGCGGTCGACGATCATGACATGGGTGTCACTCATGTCATCCGCGGCGACGACCATCTGAACAACGCCGCGCGGCAAATGATGATCTATCACGCGATGGGCTGGCCCCTGCCCGTCTACGCCCATATCCCGCTGATCCACGGCCCTGATGGCAAGAAACTGAGCAAGCGTCACGGCGCGCTGGGAACGCAGGAATATCGCCAGATGGGCTATCCTGCTGCCGGCATGCGCAACTACCTTGCGCGCCTCGGCTGGAGCCATGGGGATGACGAGTTCTTCACCGACGCGCAGGCGCAGGCATGGTTCGATCTGAGCGGTATCGGCAAGGCCGCAGCGCGGTTTGACTTCAAGAAACTTGAAAATATCTGCGGGCAACATATGGCGGCGATGCCGGATGCTGCGCTGCTGCATGAATTGCAGAGCTTCCTCGACATCACCGATCAGCCCCCCCTGACCGCGCCGCAATCAGCGTTGTTTCTGGACGGCATGTACTGCCTGAAGGAACGCGCGCGCACTTTCCCCGAACTAATTGATAAAGCGCAATTTATCCTTGCCTCCCGCCCCATTGAACCCGATGATAAAGCGGCCGCGCAACTCGACTCGGTATCCCGCGGTATGCTCAAAGAATTGACGCCGCACCTGCAAAATGCTACTTGGAATCGTGACAGCCTAGAAGAGTTGACGACCCAATTCGCCGAGGATCGTGGCACCAAGTTCGGCAAGATGGCCGGACCCCTAAGAGCTGCATTGGCAGGACGTAGTGCAACGCCTAGTGTATTTGACATGATGCTGGTGCTTGGACAGGCCGAGACGCTGGGCCGTCTGACTGATGCAGGCCAACAGAGCGGTTAA
- a CDS encoding cytochrome c-type biogenesis protein: MRRLVLILCLLAGPLAAVQPNEMLDDPALEARARDISKGLRCLVCQNENIDDSNASLAHDLRVLVRDRLTAGDSDAETVDFIVDRYGEYVLLEPRATGSTLALWLAGPAMLLLGAGVALAYVRRRGRAAPEDARLSEDETARLRDILKE, translated from the coding sequence ATGAGGCGGCTGGTGCTGATCCTGTGCTTGCTGGCCGGCCCGCTTGCCGCCGTGCAGCCCAACGAAATGCTGGACGATCCAGCGCTCGAGGCACGGGCGCGCGATATCTCAAAGGGGCTGCGTTGCCTGGTCTGCCAGAACGAGAATATCGATGATTCGAACGCCTCGCTTGCGCATGACCTGCGCGTTCTGGTGCGCGACCGGCTGACCGCCGGAGATAGCGACGCCGAAACTGTCGATTTCATCGTGGATCGGTACGGCGAATATGTGCTGCTAGAGCCACGCGCGACCGGTAGCACGCTGGCATTGTGGCTGGCAGGACCTGCAATGCTGCTGCTGGGCGCGGGCGTTGCATTGGCTTATGTCCGAAGGCGCGGTCGCGCTGCGCCGGAAGATGCCCGTTTGAGCGAAGACGAGACCGCCCGGCTGCGTGATATCCTGAAAGAATGA
- a CDS encoding enoyl-CoA hydratase-related protein: MKDYATITLDIADDIAVLRLNRPDKMNALNTVMRAEITDATAFASRSARALVLTGNGRAFCAGQDLSDAGTAAALDLERVLRDEYVPMLRAIGDCPIPTIAAVNGPAAGAGANLALSADVVIAAHSAYFMQAFTRIGLMPDAGGTYWLPRQIGAAKAMGAALFAEPISAVDAARWGMIWEAVPDMDFDAHWRARAAHLAAGPTESYRHLKTAIRGSWDNSHDTQLDLEARLQGACGQTRDFKEGIVAFLDKRAAQFEGR, encoded by the coding sequence ATGAAGGACTACGCGACCATAACGCTGGATATTGCAGATGATATCGCAGTGCTGCGGCTGAACCGCCCGGACAAGATGAACGCGTTGAACACGGTCATGCGTGCCGAAATCACTGATGCCACAGCTTTTGCCAGCCGCAGTGCGCGTGCTCTGGTGCTGACCGGCAACGGCAGGGCATTTTGCGCGGGTCAGGATCTGAGCGATGCAGGAACCGCCGCCGCGCTGGATCTGGAGCGCGTGCTGCGCGACGAATATGTGCCCATGCTGCGCGCCATCGGGGATTGTCCGATCCCCACTATTGCCGCCGTCAATGGCCCCGCAGCCGGGGCCGGCGCCAACCTTGCCCTGTCTGCCGATGTGGTGATCGCGGCGCACAGTGCGTATTTCATGCAGGCCTTCACGCGTATCGGCTTGATGCCGGATGCGGGCGGAACTTACTGGCTGCCTCGCCAGATCGGCGCGGCCAAGGCGATGGGCGCAGCCCTCTTTGCCGAGCCGATCAGCGCTGTCGATGCTGCCAGGTGGGGTATGATCTGGGAGGCCGTGCCTGATATGGATTTCGACGCCCACTGGCGCGCCCGCGCCGCGCATCTGGCAGCCGGCCCGACCGAAAGCTACCGCCACCTGAAGACCGCGATCCGCGGCAGTTGGGACAACAGCCATGACACACAGCTCGATCTGGAAGCACGGTTGCAGGGCGCCTGCGGTCAAACGCGCGACTTCAAAGAGGGGATCGTTGCTTTTCTGGACAAGCGCGCCGCCCAATTCGAGGGACGCTGA
- a CDS encoding heme lyase CcmF/NrfE family subunit: MITELGHFALILAFAIACVQATVPLIGAQKRWSGWMAVGDTAAGLQFLMIAVSFAALTHAFVTSDFSLRLVTLNSHSAKPMLYKITGVWGNHEGSMLLWVLIVALFGACAAWFGGNLPPSLRARVLAVQGMIGVAFLAFIIFTSNPFLRLAMPPLDGQDLNPLLQDPGLAFHPPFLYGGYVGLSMTFSFAIAALIEGRVDAAWGRWVRPYTLAAWIFLTIGIALGSWWAYYELGWGGFWFWDPVENASFMPWLIAAALLHSAIVVEKRESLKSWTILLAIIAFGFSMIGAFITRSGVLTSVHAFANDPERGMFLLGITAIFMMGGLTMFAARANVMQARGVFSLSSRESMLLVNNVLLGVAAFVVFVGTIWPLVSELFFDRKLSVGAPFFDKAFTPFMILLGLALPIGAMMPWKRGQMRRALRQLAPAATLAIAVLGLAWTMQGGRSLLGPFGLMLGTWLVAGAATDLWSRTGTGGISGRFGRLRRLPRADWGKAVAHAGLGVTMAGVAGVLAWQTEDIRVVETGDSFDLSGYTLTLTDVRQENGPNYGATIADVTLVRGDRIISTLHPEKRYYPVADMPTTEAAIDIGFFRDVYVVIGDPQDGGGWAMRSYYKPLANWIWGGALLMALGGGLSLSDRRYRVAAGARKAAPAAKVPAE; the protein is encoded by the coding sequence ATGATTACAGAACTCGGCCATTTCGCCCTTATTCTAGCCTTCGCCATTGCATGCGTTCAGGCCACAGTCCCACTGATCGGCGCGCAAAAGCGCTGGAGCGGGTGGATGGCCGTGGGCGACACTGCGGCGGGCCTGCAATTTTTGATGATTGCGGTCTCCTTTGCGGCGCTGACGCATGCCTTTGTCACCTCGGATTTCTCGCTGCGGTTGGTCACGCTGAACAGCCACTCGGCAAAGCCGATGCTGTACAAGATCACCGGCGTTTGGGGCAATCATGAGGGGTCCATGCTGCTATGGGTGCTGATCGTAGCACTTTTTGGGGCCTGCGCTGCGTGGTTCGGGGGCAATTTGCCGCCCAGCTTGCGGGCGCGGGTTCTGGCGGTGCAGGGGATGATAGGCGTGGCATTTCTTGCCTTTATCATCTTTACCTCGAATCCGTTTTTGCGCCTGGCAATGCCGCCGCTGGACGGGCAGGATCTGAACCCGCTGCTGCAGGATCCCGGCCTCGCGTTTCATCCGCCGTTTTTGTACGGGGGCTATGTCGGTCTATCGATGACGTTCAGCTTTGCCATTGCTGCCCTGATCGAGGGGCGCGTTGATGCGGCTTGGGGCCGCTGGGTGCGGCCCTATACGCTGGCCGCATGGATTTTTCTAACCATCGGGATCGCCTTGGGTAGTTGGTGGGCTTATTACGAGCTGGGCTGGGGCGGTTTCTGGTTCTGGGATCCGGTGGAAAACGCCAGCTTCATGCCTTGGCTGATCGCTGCGGCCCTGTTGCACTCGGCCATCGTTGTGGAAAAGCGGGAAAGCCTGAAAAGCTGGACAATCCTGCTGGCCATCATTGCCTTCGGTTTTTCCATGATCGGCGCGTTCATTACGCGCTCGGGCGTCCTGACCTCGGTTCATGCCTTTGCGAACGACCCGGAGCGGGGGATGTTCCTGCTGGGCATTACCGCGATCTTCATGATGGGCGGACTGACGATGTTCGCCGCACGCGCCAACGTGATGCAGGCGCGCGGGGTCTTTTCGCTCAGCAGTCGCGAATCGATGCTGCTGGTGAACAACGTTCTGCTGGGCGTCGCGGCCTTTGTCGTATTTGTCGGAACGATCTGGCCGCTGGTGTCAGAGCTGTTCTTTGACCGCAAACTATCGGTTGGCGCGCCGTTTTTTGACAAGGCGTTCACACCCTTCATGATCCTTTTGGGTCTGGCGCTGCCGATTGGCGCGATGATGCCGTGGAAGCGCGGCCAGATGCGGCGCGCCTTGCGCCAACTGGCCCCGGCGGCGACGCTGGCAATTGCGGTGCTGGGCCTTGCATGGACCATGCAGGGCGGGCGCAGCCTGCTGGGCCCCTTTGGGTTGATGCTGGGCACCTGGCTGGTGGCCGGGGCGGCGACGGATCTATGGTCGCGCACTGGCACAGGCGGGATTTCAGGGCGATTTGGCCGTCTGCGGCGGTTGCCGCGCGCCGATTGGGGCAAGGCAGTGGCGCATGCAGGCCTGGGTGTCACGATGGCGGGCGTTGCAGGCGTACTGGCCTGGCAGACCGAAGATATCCGCGTGGTCGAAACCGGCGACAGCTTCGATCTGTCGGGCTATACGCTGACGCTGACGGATGTGCGGCAGGAAAACGGGCCCAACTACGGCGCGACCATCGCCGACGTCACCCTCGTGCGGGGTGACCGGATAATTTCAACCCTGCATCCTGAAAAGCGATACTATCCCGTCGCGGACATGCCGACGACCGAGGCGGCGATCGACATCGGGTTTTTCCGCGACGTTTACGTCGTGATCGGCGATCCGCAGGACGGGGGCGGCTGGGCGATGCGCAGCTACTACAAACCGCTGGCAAACTGGATCTGGGGCGGTGCATTGCTGATGGCCCTCGGCGGCGGGCTGTCGCTCAGCGACCGGCGCTATCGCGTGGCTGCCGGCGCGCGCAAGGCCGCACCCGCAGCAAAGGTGCCAGCGGAATGA
- a CDS encoding holin family protein — MGLIGKILTTLFGDNRNVVARTAEVFRENAEAGAARQTAERGAALSQFEGEFAAARAGWFDRFMDGVNRLPRPAMALGTMGLFVAAMVDPVWFAARMQGIALVPEPLWWLLGVIVSFYFGARHQFKGQNFQRSIVQSAARAPQIAASIEALERAHPTRPHVADTGSDADAALTVTRPEANPALQAWRGRER, encoded by the coding sequence ATGGGATTGATCGGCAAGATCCTGACGACGCTGTTTGGCGACAATCGCAACGTGGTTGCGCGCACGGCTGAGGTCTTTCGCGAAAACGCCGAGGCCGGTGCGGCCCGGCAAACAGCCGAGAGGGGCGCAGCCCTGTCCCAGTTCGAGGGTGAATTTGCCGCTGCGCGGGCTGGCTGGTTTGACCGGTTCATGGACGGGGTCAACCGTCTGCCGCGCCCGGCGATGGCGCTGGGGACGATGGGCCTTTTTGTTGCGGCGATGGTCGATCCGGTTTGGTTTGCGGCGCGCATGCAGGGTATCGCGCTGGTGCCTGAGCCGCTGTGGTGGCTGCTGGGGGTGATCGTATCGTTCTATTTCGGTGCGCGTCATCAGTTCAAAGGCCAAAACTTCCAGCGTTCCATCGTGCAGAGCGCCGCGCGCGCCCCTCAGATCGCGGCCAGCATAGAGGCGCTGGAGCGCGCGCATCCCACGCGCCCGCACGTTGCCGATACCGGTAGCGATGCGGATGCCGCCCTGACCGTGACCCGGCCCGAGGCAAATCCGGCCCTGCAAGCGTGGCGCGGGCGCGAGCGCTGA
- the gltA gene encoding citrate synthase, whose translation MADDQKSATLNLNGKEYELPVHSPTLGPDVIDIRKLYGQAGVFTYDPGFTSTASCDSTITFIDGEKGELLHRGYPIEQLAGNSHYLEVCYLLLYGELPSAAQLEDFESRVTKHTMLHEQLHFLFRGFRRDAPPMAIMVGVVGALSAFYHDSTDVNDPWQREVASVRMIAKMPTIAAMAYKYTIGQPFIYPRNELDYASNFLRMCFAVPSEDYEVNPILSRAMDRIFTLHADHEQNASTSTVRLASSSGANPFACIAAGIACLWGPAHGGANQACLEMLREIGTVDRIPEFIARAKDKNDPFRLMGFGHRVYKNFDPRATVMKQSADEVLELMGIEDNPTLQVAKELERQALDDPYFAEKKLFPNVDFYSGIILEAMGFPTSMFTAIFAVSRTVGWISQWKEMIADPQLKIGRPRQLYVGATLRDYVDIENR comes from the coding sequence ATGGCCGATGACCAGAAATCCGCAACGCTAAATCTTAACGGCAAAGAATACGAGCTGCCGGTTCATTCGCCCACATTGGGGCCGGACGTGATCGACATTCGCAAGCTGTACGGTCAGGCAGGCGTCTTTACCTACGATCCGGGTTTCACATCGACCGCCAGCTGCGACAGCACCATCACCTTTATTGACGGCGAAAAGGGCGAATTGCTGCATCGTGGCTATCCGATCGAACAGCTGGCCGGAAATTCCCATTATCTCGAAGTTTGCTACCTGCTGCTTTACGGCGAATTGCCCTCGGCCGCGCAGCTGGAGGATTTCGAGAGCCGCGTGACGAAACACACGATGCTGCACGAGCAGCTGCATTTTCTTTTCCGCGGTTTTCGCCGTGACGCGCCCCCGATGGCCATCATGGTTGGCGTCGTCGGCGCGCTCAGCGCATTCTATCATGACAGCACCGATGTGAACGATCCGTGGCAGCGCGAGGTGGCTTCGGTGCGCATGATCGCCAAGATGCCGACAATCGCGGCGATGGCCTATAAATACACCATCGGTCAGCCATTCATCTACCCACGCAACGAGCTTGACTATGCGTCGAACTTCCTGCGCATGTGCTTTGCCGTTCCGTCCGAGGATTACGAGGTAAACCCGATCCTGAGCCGTGCCATGGACCGTATCTTTACCCTGCACGCGGATCACGAACAAAACGCCTCGACGTCGACAGTGCGTTTGGCGTCGTCCTCGGGCGCGAATCCGTTTGCCTGTATCGCGGCCGGCATCGCCTGCCTTTGGGGTCCGGCCCATGGCGGCGCCAATCAGGCCTGCCTGGAGATGCTGCGCGAAATCGGGACTGTCGACCGCATCCCGGAATTCATCGCACGTGCCAAGGACAAGAACGATCCCTTCCGCCTGATGGGCTTTGGCCACCGCGTCTACAAGAATTTCGATCCCCGCGCGACGGTGATGAAGCAATCAGCCGACGAGGTTCTGGAGCTGATGGGGATTGAGGACAACCCGACGCTCCAAGTGGCCAAAGAGCTGGAAAGACAGGCGCTCGACGATCCATACTTTGCCGAGAAGAAGCTGTTCCCGAACGTCGATTTCTATTCGGGCATCATTCTCGAGGCGATGGGGTTCCCGACCTCGATGTTCACGGCGATCTTTGCCGTGTCGCGCACGGTGGGCTGGATTTCGCAGTGGAAGGAAATGATTGCCGATCCGCAACTGAAAATCGGACGCCCCCGCCAGCTATATGTCGGCGCGACTCTTCGCGACTACGTCGATATTGAAAACCGCTAA